One region of Fibrobacter sp. UWH6 genomic DNA includes:
- a CDS encoding T9SS type A sorting domain-containing protein, translating to MFGKIKAIGIMAAIVATGVTQSNAEAYDWGNVRFDGGGFMSAILPSPYQKDLIYARTDVGGIYRWDATKSYWIPLMDQFSEEDKGLYGTESFALDPTDPKRIYVLAGTGYFSWGRTAVLRSEDYGTTWDTTYVGNKEGEGILAHGNGMGRQTGEKLAVDPNMPNIILCGSRTAGVYKSEDYGKTWSSLYKVAISSASGNSLSGVNGVAFVMFDESQGKLADGSTATIYIGISDTKDNLQVSKDGGKTWKTIEGGPSKYMPHRAKIVDGDMYITYADGPGPHNISGGAVMKLNLKSGTWTDITPYDDEEDEGGTVQHKKNESSYGGIAIDPKDKNHIVVSTLGKYTGRHVTKDEKDNYGDRIYVTTDGGKNWVHGQHYGDVPNIDANGTDWIPGNAIHWAGSLEFDPFNNKKVWVTSGNGIFTTDDITAKVPVWKFESKGVEETVPLDIVSIPGGPLVTAIGDYDGGVYTDINAPVKRHFPIVGSTESIGYAALTGTLMRTGIVTVYGQYDSKSYKKMYRSDDLGKTWDEMPMDTTSTMENMRKGHLTLSADGKVIMHKPENGSSFYRSVDNGKTWKEVKTGSGNGRMASDPVNPKVFYVIGDNGEVIVSNDAGETFKQVTSLKTNENFSGDGNPIRTVPGREGHIWVARDQNQIWQKDGYTHNGLSYTEDGGKTWNDCDIVGTAVAVGIGKAKEGADYETIYIWGGTREYVGEGQWGGKEYKYSTVGLYRSTDKCKTFERINDDMHQFGGPGNGKFVQGDMNNYGVVYMSTVGRGLIVGAPEGTNIVMNNPRIINIGRSASMNQQGRSLQIAAPEGAVLKLYSANGKIVLSQQVGGNANVSLNRIPMGKYIARLTNANGNNLLSKAILVK from the coding sequence ATGTTTGGAAAAATCAAGGCGATTGGCATTATGGCAGCCATTGTTGCCACCGGTGTAACACAGTCCAACGCTGAAGCTTACGACTGGGGTAACGTCCGTTTCGATGGTGGCGGATTCATGAGCGCCATCCTCCCCAGCCCCTATCAGAAAGATTTGATTTACGCCCGTACCGACGTGGGCGGCATCTACCGCTGGGATGCAACCAAGTCCTACTGGATTCCTCTTATGGACCAGTTCAGCGAAGAAGACAAGGGTCTTTACGGCACCGAATCTTTCGCCCTGGACCCCACCGATCCCAAGCGCATTTACGTTTTGGCAGGTACCGGCTATTTTAGCTGGGGACGCACTGCAGTACTCCGCTCCGAAGACTACGGTACCACCTGGGACACCACTTATGTAGGCAACAAGGAAGGCGAAGGTATTCTCGCCCACGGTAACGGCATGGGCCGCCAAACTGGCGAAAAGCTGGCCGTAGACCCCAACATGCCCAACATTATTCTTTGCGGTAGCCGTACTGCAGGCGTTTACAAAAGTGAAGACTATGGTAAAACCTGGAGCAGCCTCTACAAGGTGGCTATTTCTAGCGCCTCGGGAAACAGCCTGAGCGGCGTAAATGGTGTCGCCTTCGTCATGTTCGACGAATCCCAGGGCAAGCTAGCCGACGGCAGCACCGCCACCATTTACATCGGTATTTCCGACACCAAGGACAATCTGCAAGTTTCTAAGGATGGCGGTAAGACCTGGAAGACTATCGAAGGCGGCCCCTCCAAGTACATGCCCCACCGCGCCAAGATCGTAGATGGCGATATGTACATCACCTACGCCGATGGCCCCGGCCCCCATAACATTAGCGGCGGCGCCGTGATGAAGCTGAATCTCAAGTCCGGCACCTGGACCGACATCACCCCGTATGATGATGAAGAAGACGAAGGCGGCACCGTTCAGCACAAGAAGAACGAAAGTTCCTACGGCGGCATCGCCATCGACCCCAAGGACAAGAATCACATTGTAGTTTCTACCCTGGGCAAGTACACCGGCCGTCACGTAACCAAGGACGAAAAGGATAACTACGGCGACCGCATTTACGTTACCACAGACGGCGGCAAGAACTGGGTCCATGGTCAGCATTACGGCGACGTACCCAATATCGACGCCAACGGTACCGACTGGATTCCGGGTAATGCCATCCACTGGGCAGGCTCCCTGGAATTTGACCCGTTCAACAACAAGAAGGTCTGGGTCACCAGCGGTAACGGTATTTTCACTACCGACGACATCACCGCCAAGGTTCCTGTCTGGAAGTTTGAATCCAAGGGCGTAGAAGAAACCGTTCCCCTGGATATTGTCAGCATTCCGGGCGGTCCCCTGGTTACGGCCATCGGCGACTATGATGGTGGAGTATACACCGACATTAACGCACCCGTCAAGCGCCACTTCCCCATCGTAGGTTCTACCGAAAGCATCGGCTACGCAGCCCTCACCGGCACCTTGATGCGTACCGGTATCGTAACGGTCTACGGCCAGTACGATTCCAAGAGCTACAAGAAGATGTACCGTTCCGACGACTTGGGCAAAACCTGGGACGAGATGCCCATGGACACCACAAGCACCATGGAGAACATGCGTAAGGGCCACCTGACTCTCTCCGCAGACGGCAAGGTCATCATGCACAAGCCGGAAAACGGATCCAGCTTCTATCGCTCCGTTGACAACGGCAAGACATGGAAAGAAGTAAAGACCGGTAGCGGCAACGGCCGTATGGCTTCTGACCCCGTGAACCCGAAGGTATTCTACGTCATCGGCGATAACGGAGAAGTGATCGTTTCCAATGACGCCGGCGAAACCTTCAAGCAGGTAACATCTCTCAAGACCAACGAAAACTTCTCTGGCGATGGTAACCCCATCCGTACCGTTCCCGGCAGAGAAGGCCACATCTGGGTGGCTCGCGACCAGAATCAGATCTGGCAGAAAGACGGTTACACTCATAACGGTCTCAGCTATACCGAAGACGGTGGCAAGACCTGGAATGATTGCGACATCGTAGGTACCGCCGTTGCAGTAGGTATCGGTAAGGCAAAAGAAGGCGCCGACTACGAAACCATCTACATCTGGGGCGGCACCAGGGAATATGTAGGCGAAGGCCAGTGGGGCGGCAAGGAATACAAGTACTCCACCGTCGGCCTCTACCGCAGTACCGACAAGTGCAAGACTTTCGAACGCATCAACGATGACATGCATCAGTTCGGTGGTCCGGGTAACGGCAAGTTCGTCCAGGGCGACATGAACAACTACGGCGTGGTGTATATGAGTACCGTTGGCCGTGGCCTGATTGTTGGCGCACCGGAAGGAACCAACATTGTCATGAACAACCCCAGAATCATCAACATCGGACGTTCCGCCAGCATGAACCAGCAAGGACGCAGCCTCCAGATCGCAGCCCCCGAGGGAGCCGTTCTCAAGCTGTATTCCGCAAACGGAAAGATTGTCCTTTCTCAGCAAGTTGGCGGCAATGCAAACGTCAGCCTGAACAGAATTCCCATGGGTAAGTACATCGCCCGATTGACCAACGCCAACGGAAACAATCTGCTTTCCAAGGCCATCCTGGTCAAGTAA
- a CDS encoding lytic transglycosylase domain-containing protein, producing the protein MKKVLLVIFAIVFLCGGVLPAVEDYLDEIANSKEVLTFFNKKDSPEKLKKFIVSVNRNLSVADVDRFAGYILTYSKQYDMDYKLVAAIIAQESRFKVNAKSRVGALGLMQIMPTTGKNVAQKLKLSKYSLLNPKDNIQIGVKFLSMLRSEYKGDINLMLAHYNGGYRQAELYKAFRYFEFLRLITMQYETFNYVKKVKTNYRKISRDEV; encoded by the coding sequence TTGAAGAAGGTTTTACTGGTCATTTTTGCGATTGTATTCTTGTGCGGGGGCGTACTCCCTGCGGTGGAAGATTATCTTGACGAAATCGCAAACAGTAAGGAAGTTCTCACCTTCTTCAACAAGAAAGATTCCCCTGAAAAGCTAAAGAAGTTCATCGTTTCGGTGAACCGAAATTTGAGCGTTGCCGACGTGGATCGTTTTGCCGGATACATCCTGACCTACTCAAAACAGTATGATATGGATTACAAGTTGGTGGCAGCCATTATCGCTCAGGAAAGCAGGTTCAAGGTCAACGCCAAAAGTCGCGTCGGGGCTTTGGGTCTTATGCAGATCATGCCAACCACCGGGAAAAATGTCGCTCAAAAGTTGAAGCTTTCCAAGTACAGTTTGTTGAACCCGAAAGACAATATCCAGATTGGCGTAAAGTTCCTGTCGATGCTCCGCAGCGAGTACAAGGGCGATATAAACCTGATGTTGGCCCACTACAATGGCGGATACAGGCAGGCGGAACTGTACAAGGCATTCAGGTATTTTGAATTTTTACGCCTGATAACCATGCAGTACGAGACCTTTAATTACGTGAAAAAAGTAAAGACCAACTACCGAAAAATCTCCCGCGACGAGGTATGA
- the rpsO gene encoding 30S ribosomal protein S15 translates to MATITKEKAAEITAKFGANEKDTGNVRVQIALLTEKIKNLTEHAKQHKKDHHSLRGLSMMVAKRKTLLKYYGEKDIVAQRALIKELGLRG, encoded by the coding sequence ATGGCTACTATTACTAAAGAAAAGGCTGCAGAAATCACCGCTAAGTTTGGCGCAAACGAAAAGGACACCGGTAACGTCCGCGTTCAGATCGCTCTCCTGACTGAAAAGATCAAGAACCTCACCGAACACGCCAAGCAGCACAAGAAGGACCACCACTCTCTGCGCGGTCTGTCTATGATGGTTGCAAAGCGCAAGACTCTCCTCAAGTACTACGGCGAAAAGGACATTGTCGCTCAGCGTGCTCTTATCAAGGAATTGGGTCTCCGCGGCTAA
- the pnp gene encoding polyribonucleotide nucleotidyltransferase, with amino-acid sequence MDPKEVSVTLPDGRVISFETGRIAKQARGAAVAKMGDAFVLSTVCYGEEKEGDFFPLTVEYREKAYAAGRLPGGYSKREAGRPSDEETLSARIIDRPIRPMFPENFTREVQVIVQVMSADKKFAPDVLGVSAASLSIGLSDLPFEQQVAAVRVAVVDGQNVVMPTYDQIACADLDMVVAGTEDSVCMVEGGAYEVSEDTMINAILAGHEVIKQLCIAQQKLVDQCGKMPKMILAPKDLGEAHEKLLTTVKEVVNDELQKDVHSNMVKTDFYPAMADLCKRMTEDPRILAIIGEGDAQDAALLADAKAIFGDLERTAMREMILNEHVRLDGRTTTEIRPIEIDMGVLPSAHGSAIFQRGETQGFVVCTLGTKADEQRYESLQGEGAKSYMLHYNFPPYSVGECKRLGTSRREIGHGHLAERSLAAVLPLPEDFPYTIRVVSEIQESNGSSSMASVCGGCLSLMDAGVPIKAPVAGIAMGLISEKGSVKEGGKIEILSDITGTEDHLGDMDFKVTGTAEGITAFQMDIKIRGITPELMRQALEQAKQGRLHILGRMAELGLAAPRPKVSEKAPTMIKMKVPTNKIRDVIGSGGSVIKGMQAQTGCTINIDDNGNVDIAAPTGKAAAVCRRMIEELTAEPEPGRKYKGKVKTIQPFGAFVEILPGRDGLVHISELADHRVDKVEDVVHVGDEVEVLCLGVDPKGKVKLSMKALLPPKAETPAAEAAPAAEAAPEAPASAAAEATATEA; translated from the coding sequence CTGGACCCGAAGGAAGTGTCTGTAACACTTCCCGATGGTCGTGTCATCTCTTTCGAAACCGGCCGTATTGCCAAGCAGGCTCGTGGCGCTGCTGTTGCCAAGATGGGCGACGCATTCGTTCTGTCCACTGTCTGCTACGGCGAAGAAAAGGAAGGTGACTTCTTCCCCCTGACGGTTGAATACCGCGAAAAGGCCTACGCTGCTGGTCGCCTCCCGGGTGGCTATTCCAAGCGTGAAGCTGGTCGTCCGTCTGACGAAGAAACCCTCTCTGCTCGTATTATCGACCGACCGATCCGCCCCATGTTCCCGGAAAACTTCACTCGTGAAGTCCAGGTCATCGTGCAGGTCATGTCTGCCGACAAGAAGTTCGCTCCCGACGTTCTCGGCGTGAGCGCTGCTTCTCTCTCCATTGGTCTCTCTGACCTCCCGTTCGAACAGCAGGTTGCTGCAGTTCGCGTGGCCGTCGTTGACGGTCAGAACGTTGTGATGCCCACTTATGATCAGATTGCATGCGCCGATCTGGACATGGTGGTCGCCGGTACCGAAGACTCCGTCTGCATGGTGGAAGGTGGCGCTTATGAAGTGTCCGAAGACACCATGATCAACGCTATCCTCGCCGGTCACGAAGTCATCAAGCAGCTTTGCATTGCTCAGCAGAAGCTTGTTGACCAGTGCGGTAAGATGCCGAAGATGATCCTCGCTCCGAAGGATCTTGGCGAAGCTCACGAAAAGCTGCTCACCACCGTTAAGGAAGTTGTGAATGACGAACTCCAGAAGGACGTTCATTCCAACATGGTCAAGACCGACTTCTATCCTGCTATGGCAGACCTCTGCAAGCGTATGACTGAAGATCCGCGTATCCTCGCTATCATTGGCGAAGGCGACGCTCAGGACGCAGCTCTCCTTGCTGATGCCAAGGCAATCTTCGGCGATCTGGAACGCACCGCAATGCGCGAAATGATCCTGAACGAACACGTCCGCTTGGACGGCCGTACCACTACCGAAATCCGCCCCATCGAAATCGATATGGGCGTTCTCCCCAGCGCTCATGGCTCTGCCATCTTCCAGCGCGGTGAAACTCAAGGTTTCGTTGTATGTACTCTCGGCACCAAGGCTGACGAACAACGTTATGAAAGCCTTCAGGGTGAAGGCGCAAAGAGCTACATGCTGCATTACAACTTCCCGCCGTACAGCGTGGGTGAATGCAAGCGTCTCGGCACCAGCCGCCGCGAAATCGGTCACGGCCACCTCGCCGAACGTTCTCTGGCTGCAGTTCTTCCGCTGCCCGAAGACTTCCCGTACACCATCCGCGTGGTTTCCGAAATTCAGGAATCCAACGGTTCTTCTTCCATGGCTTCCGTTTGCGGTGGCTGCCTCTCCTTGATGGACGCTGGCGTTCCTATCAAGGCTCCGGTTGCTGGTATCGCAATGGGCCTCATCTCCGAAAAGGGTTCCGTGAAGGAAGGCGGCAAGATTGAAATCTTGTCCGACATTACCGGCACTGAAGACCACCTCGGCGATATGGACTTCAAGGTGACTGGTACCGCTGAAGGTATCACTGCCTTCCAGATGGATATCAAGATCCGTGGTATCACTCCGGAACTGATGCGTCAGGCATTGGAACAGGCCAAGCAGGGCCGTCTCCACATTCTCGGCCGCATGGCTGAACTTGGCCTCGCCGCACCTCGTCCGAAGGTTTCCGAAAAGGCTCCGACCATGATCAAGATGAAGGTGCCCACCAACAAGATCCGTGACGTTATCGGCTCTGGTGGCTCCGTCATTAAGGGCATGCAGGCTCAGACTGGCTGCACCATCAACATCGACGACAACGGTAACGTTGACATCGCTGCTCCGACTGGTAAGGCTGCTGCAGTTTGCCGCCGCATGATCGAAGAACTCACTGCAGAACCGGAACCGGGCCGCAAGTACAAGGGCAAGGTTAAGACGATCCAGCCGTTCGGCGCATTCGTCGAAATCCTCCCGGGTCGCGATGGCCTCGTGCACATCTCTGAACTTGCTGACCACCGCGTCGACAAGGTTGAAGATGTCGTTCACGTCGGTGACGAAGTTGAAGTTCTCTGCCTCGGTGTTGACCCGAAGGGTAAGGTGAAGCTTTCCATGAAGGCTCTGCTCCCCCCGAAGGCTGAAACCCCGGCCGCTGAAGCTGCTCCCGCAGCCGAAGCCGCTCCTGAAGCACCCGCTAGCGCTGCTGCAGAAGCGACCGCAACCGAAGCCTAA
- a CDS encoding HD domain-containing phosphohydrolase gives MIITCLLVLCIIAALNVVAIWHLNPKFSGNYSFISFLVLVSCMGHLMLGLSTNVDEAIVANKFNYAGSVFLPLFMFYAVADVCRVKIHKFVRTILNAYTMLIFGLSCTVGFSDIYYTSIEYVQTFEGVGNYVATYGFGHDLFNLMIFGFLIANVSILIYAFAKKKNVSFKCLVAMSLIDIATILAFFSSRLWEIDTLIMPAVYVFDQLALIYICFRVKSYDIGHSVLSVLEKNNTDGYILVSSSYRFLGCNEIAYEIIPALKNCRVDHLLPSGSAAIDFLRLWVREVRDGDYLDTKEYLSSVRHYRCYVRKVNVFRDRYVNLFKIVDDTDLHNYVQMLGDSNTRLKTVVKSNANQLKSIQEQMIVGMANMVESRDSNTGGHIKRTSKVVSILVDELRKDRQRKYEDTFYDALVSAAPMHDLGKIAINDEILRKPGKFTPEEFEEMKTHPEKGAAIVENLLSQIEVPAFVNIARNVACFHHERYDGRGYPRGLSGENIPFEARVMAVADVYDALVSKRCYKEKFSFEDAFDIIAKGMGSQFDPSLWKCFYNCREKLEEYYKSST, from the coding sequence ATGATTATTACGTGTTTGTTGGTTTTGTGTATTATTGCCGCCTTGAATGTGGTGGCGATTTGGCATCTGAATCCAAAGTTTAGTGGCAATTATTCGTTCATTAGCTTTTTGGTATTGGTGTCCTGCATGGGGCACTTGATGCTTGGCTTGTCTACCAACGTGGATGAAGCCATTGTGGCCAACAAGTTCAACTATGCGGGTTCCGTATTTCTGCCCCTGTTCATGTTCTATGCCGTCGCCGATGTCTGCCGGGTTAAAATCCACAAGTTCGTGCGCACGATCCTGAATGCCTATACGATGTTAATATTCGGCCTGTCGTGTACGGTAGGTTTCAGCGATATTTATTACACCTCCATTGAGTATGTCCAGACATTCGAAGGGGTGGGTAACTATGTGGCGACTTATGGCTTTGGCCATGATTTGTTCAACCTGATGATTTTTGGGTTCCTGATCGCCAACGTAAGCATTCTTATCTATGCCTTTGCCAAGAAGAAGAACGTTTCCTTTAAGTGCCTTGTGGCCATGTCCCTTATCGATATTGCTACGATTTTGGCGTTCTTCTCTTCGCGCCTTTGGGAAATCGATACCTTGATCATGCCTGCGGTCTATGTGTTTGACCAGCTGGCGCTGATATACATTTGCTTCCGTGTAAAGAGTTATGACATCGGGCATAGCGTTCTATCTGTTCTTGAAAAAAACAATACGGATGGGTATATTCTGGTGTCTTCGTCATACCGTTTTTTGGGATGCAACGAGATTGCCTACGAGATCATTCCTGCCTTAAAAAATTGCCGCGTAGACCACTTGCTGCCTTCGGGTTCTGCTGCCATCGATTTCCTGAGATTGTGGGTGAGGGAAGTGCGGGACGGGGATTATCTGGATACCAAGGAATACCTGTCTAGCGTTCGTCATTATCGCTGTTATGTTCGCAAGGTCAACGTGTTCCGTGATCGTTATGTGAACCTGTTCAAGATTGTGGACGATACGGATTTGCACAACTATGTGCAGATGCTTGGCGACAGCAATACCCGATTGAAGACTGTGGTGAAGAGTAACGCCAACCAGTTGAAGTCTATCCAGGAACAGATGATTGTGGGCATGGCCAACATGGTTGAAAGCCGTGATAGCAATACGGGCGGTCATATCAAGCGTACCAGCAAGGTGGTGTCTATCCTTGTTGATGAACTGCGTAAGGATCGACAGCGCAAGTATGAAGATACCTTCTACGACGCTCTGGTCAGTGCCGCACCTATGCACGACTTGGGCAAGATTGCCATTAACGATGAGATTCTGAGAAAACCTGGAAAGTTCACTCCCGAGGAATTCGAGGAGATGAAAACTCACCCTGAAAAGGGTGCTGCCATTGTCGAGAATCTCCTTTCTCAGATCGAGGTTCCTGCTTTCGTGAACATCGCCAGGAACGTGGCCTGTTTCCATCACGAACGTTATGACGGAAGGGGCTACCCCAGGGGCCTGAGTGGCGAGAATATCCCGTTTGAAGCCCGTGTGATGGCTGTGGCCGATGTATACGACGCCCTGGTCAGTAAGCGTTGCTATAAGGAAAAATTCTCTTTCGAGGATGCCTTTGATATTATCGCCAAGGGCATGGGTTCCCAGTTCGATCCGTCGCTGTGGAAGTGCTTCTATAACTGTCGTGAAAAGCTGGAAGAGTACTACAAATCTTCTACATAA
- the ispG gene encoding (E)-4-hydroxy-3-methylbut-2-enyl-diphosphate synthase yields MTKFSEFPYVADRFNAVRRETVQVRVGDALIGGGAPILVQSMTTTKPKDVEKTVQETLDLAKVGCGLVRITAPTLADAQGLEEVMKRIRAAGCKVPVSADIHFQPKAAFEALKWVEKVRINPGNFVDTGILTLENQTDAMFEEGKEKVAEQFTPFVQEAKRLGRVIRIGVNHGSLSARMIYRYGDTVEGMVESVMEYLAVCEAEHFDQVVLSLKSSNPRVAISAYRMLAARIKQENYKPYPFHVGVTEAGAGADGRMKSAAGIGALLMDGLADTIRVSLTEDPVAEVPVAQELIKACALPAVPVSYDVPILEKDPYHYARRETKPVVLNGVEIGGAQPVKVGVRSDAASLTSEGRGPEFAVASLADKPVVAFDDPMDIAGFAANPISVPEGSVFCYTGDNMVSGVRALVSAMEAAGRKDPILLYANIGSSEKDMLRASADIGSLVTDGIGDAVVIEGFKSPKESVELAFDILQAAYCRRSKTNFISCPSCGRTLYNIQEVMGKIKARFGHLKDLSIGIMGCIVNGPGEMADADFGYVGGGPGRITLFEGKTAVKKNIPEEDAIEELVALIKERGRWVEP; encoded by the coding sequence ATGACAAAGTTTTCTGAATTTCCGTATGTTGCTGACCGCTTTAACGCAGTCCGTAGAGAAACTGTACAGGTTCGTGTTGGTGATGCATTGATTGGGGGCGGTGCCCCCATTTTAGTTCAGTCCATGACTACCACCAAGCCCAAGGACGTTGAAAAGACTGTCCAGGAAACCTTGGATCTTGCCAAGGTTGGCTGTGGCCTGGTTCGTATTACCGCTCCCACTCTGGCCGATGCCCAGGGGCTGGAAGAAGTCATGAAGCGCATTCGTGCCGCTGGTTGCAAGGTGCCGGTTTCTGCCGACATCCACTTCCAGCCCAAGGCTGCTTTCGAAGCTCTCAAGTGGGTTGAAAAGGTCCGTATCAATCCGGGTAATTTCGTTGATACCGGCATCCTGACTTTGGAAAATCAGACTGACGCCATGTTCGAAGAAGGCAAGGAGAAGGTGGCTGAACAGTTCACTCCCTTCGTCCAGGAAGCAAAGCGTCTGGGCCGCGTGATCCGCATTGGCGTGAACCACGGTTCCCTTTCTGCCCGTATGATTTACCGCTATGGCGACACCGTGGAAGGCATGGTGGAATCTGTCATGGAATACCTGGCTGTTTGCGAAGCCGAACATTTTGACCAGGTGGTCCTGAGCCTGAAGTCCAGCAATCCTCGCGTGGCTATTTCTGCCTACCGTATGCTGGCTGCCCGTATCAAGCAGGAAAACTACAAGCCGTACCCCTTCCATGTGGGCGTTACCGAAGCTGGCGCCGGTGCCGATGGCCGCATGAAGTCTGCCGCAGGTATTGGTGCCCTCTTGATGGACGGTCTTGCCGATACCATCCGCGTCTCCCTGACAGAAGATCCTGTGGCCGAAGTCCCCGTTGCCCAGGAACTGATCAAGGCTTGCGCCTTGCCCGCAGTTCCGGTAAGCTACGATGTGCCTATTCTCGAAAAGGATCCGTACCACTACGCTCGTCGCGAAACCAAGCCCGTTGTTCTTAACGGTGTGGAAATCGGTGGCGCTCAGCCGGTCAAGGTCGGTGTTCGTTCCGATGCTGCCAGCCTGACTTCTGAAGGTCGCGGTCCTGAATTTGCCGTGGCCAGCCTGGCCGACAAGCCTGTTGTGGCTTTTGACGATCCCATGGATATTGCTGGCTTTGCCGCCAATCCTATTTCTGTTCCGGAAGGTTCCGTGTTCTGCTATACTGGCGATAACATGGTTTCTGGTGTTCGCGCCCTGGTTTCTGCAATGGAAGCCGCTGGCCGCAAGGATCCCATCTTGCTCTATGCCAACATCGGTAGCTCCGAGAAGGATATGCTCCGTGCTTCTGCCGACATCGGTAGCCTGGTCACTGACGGTATCGGTGACGCTGTTGTTATCGAAGGTTTCAAGAGCCCCAAGGAATCTGTGGAACTGGCTTTCGATATTTTGCAGGCTGCCTACTGCCGTCGCAGCAAGACCAACTTTATTAGCTGCCCCAGCTGTGGCCGTACTTTGTACAACATCCAGGAAGTGATGGGTAAGATAAAGGCCCGCTTTGGTCATCTGAAGGATTTGTCTATCGGCATTATGGGCTGTATCGTGAATGGCCCGGGTGAAATGGCTGATGCTGACTTCGGTTACGTGGGTGGCGGTCCTGGCCGTATCACCCTGTTCGAAGGAAAGACCGCAGTCAAGAAGAACATTCCCGAAGAAGATGCCATCGAAGAATTGGTAGCTCTCATCAAGGAACGCGGTCGCTGGGTAGAACCATAG
- a CDS encoding phosphoglycerate dehydrogenase, which translates to MATIKTMNNISKKGLSLFGAYYQVSDTVENPDAILVRSAQVDTDQFDGLLAVARAGAGVNNITIDKASAKGVCVFNTPGANANAVAELVMTVLGMAVRNVAQAANWVKALDINDPDMAKTVESGKKKFAGSELAGKTLGVIGLGKIGVLVANYARWKNMRVIAYEPYPNALNMHELSNKVEIADLDTVIANSDFLTVHVPFIKGVTENLLNRKNLANFKGTHILNFARNGLVEMDPIYEMLDNGTLQGYLSDFPDAKQIQHDKIQCFPHLGASTEEAEENCAVMAVEELKDYIEFGCVRNSVNFPALMDKPHMGIKTRVVVINEDVPNMIAEITKVVGAEGINIASFSNKSNGKIGYNLIDIESSIDDSIKDKLAQLPKVIKVRVIHF; encoded by the coding sequence ATGGCAACTATTAAGACTATGAACAACATCTCCAAGAAGGGCCTCAGCCTGTTTGGAGCTTACTATCAGGTTTCTGATACCGTCGAAAATCCGGACGCTATCCTCGTCCGTTCTGCTCAGGTTGATACTGATCAGTTTGACGGCCTCCTGGCTGTGGCTCGTGCCGGTGCTGGTGTTAACAACATCACTATCGACAAGGCTTCCGCTAAGGGTGTCTGCGTGTTCAATACTCCGGGTGCAAATGCAAACGCTGTTGCTGAACTCGTGATGACCGTTCTCGGTATGGCTGTTCGTAATGTTGCACAGGCTGCAAACTGGGTCAAGGCTCTGGACATCAATGATCCGGATATGGCCAAGACTGTTGAAAGCGGCAAGAAGAAGTTCGCTGGTTCTGAACTGGCTGGCAAGACCCTCGGTGTTATCGGCCTCGGCAAGATCGGCGTTCTCGTTGCTAACTATGCTCGTTGGAAGAACATGCGCGTGATCGCATACGAACCGTATCCCAATGCACTGAACATGCACGAACTTTCCAACAAGGTTGAAATTGCCGATCTCGACACCGTGATCGCAAATTCTGACTTCCTTACCGTTCACGTTCCGTTCATCAAGGGCGTTACCGAAAACCTCCTGAACCGCAAGAACCTGGCTAACTTCAAGGGTACTCATATCCTGAACTTCGCCCGTAACGGTCTGGTTGAAATGGACCCCATTTACGAAATGCTGGACAACGGTACTCTCCAGGGTTACCTCAGCGACTTCCCCGATGCAAAGCAGATTCAGCACGACAAGATCCAGTGCTTCCCGCACCTGGGCGCTTCTACCGAAGAAGCTGAAGAAAACTGCGCAGTCATGGCTGTTGAAGAACTGAAGGACTACATCGAATTCGGTTGCGTCCGTAACTCCGTTAACTTCCCGGCTCTCATGGACAAGCCCCACATGGGCATCAAGACCCGCGTTGTGGTGATTAACGAAGACGTTCCCAACATGATCGCTGAAATCACCAAGGTTGTGGGTGCAGAAGGCATCAACATTGCCTCCTTCTCCAACAAGAGCAACGGCAAGATCGGTTACAACCTGATCGACATCGAAAGCTCCATTGATGATTCCATCAAGGACAAGCTGGCTCAGCTGCCCAAGGTCATCAAGGTTCGCGTGATCCATTTCTAA
- a CDS encoding LD-carboxypeptidase has product MLQITNTLPTSTSQTSTTLKSWGLTVIEASNLYSSAEEGRYSGTLDERADAMQALIDNKSVKAIFFARGGYGSSQLLNKLNYSKLEKHPKWFVGYSDITAFHIALNNLGFETIQGPMMKGFNKDSRPERHQLYSFHRRNHPKVFWRS; this is encoded by the coding sequence ATATTACAAATAACGAATACGTTACCAACGAGTACATCACAAACGAGTACAACACTTAAGAGCTGGGGCTTAACGGTAATCGAGGCCAGCAACCTGTATTCAAGCGCAGAGGAAGGACGCTACTCGGGAACTCTGGACGAACGCGCAGACGCCATGCAAGCCCTTATTGACAACAAGAGCGTCAAGGCCATTTTCTTTGCACGCGGGGGCTACGGCAGCAGCCAGCTTCTGAACAAGCTCAACTACTCAAAGCTTGAAAAGCACCCCAAATGGTTCGTGGGCTATAGCGACATTACCGCCTTCCACATTGCATTGAACAACCTTGGTTTCGAAACTATCCAAGGACCCATGATGAAAGGCTTCAACAAGGATTCTCGACCTGAACGCCACCAACTCTATTCTTTCCATCGAAGAAATCATCCAAAAGTATTTTGGAGATCTTGA